The Alosa sapidissima isolate fAloSap1 chromosome 5, fAloSap1.pri, whole genome shotgun sequence genome has a window encoding:
- the b9d2 gene encoding B9 domain-containing protein 2 produces MAELHIIGQIIGASGFPQSSLFCKWGVHTGGAWRLLSGLREGQTQVDFPQTGEMAYWSHPMDLHYTTKGLQGWPKLHVQVWHQDSFGRCELYGYGYCHIPSSPGHHRLQCVTWRPLGSWQEQLAQMFVGGGPQLRSPDLIYSGADRYRLHTVAMGVVEVELGIILRHFDRYGIES; encoded by the exons ATGGCAGAGCTGCATATAATTGGCCAGATCATTGGAGCGAGCGGATTTCCTCAAAGCAGTCTCTTTTGCAAGTGGGGAGTCCATACAG GCGGCGCATGGAGACTTCTGTCTGGCCTCAGGGAGGGTCAGACCCAAGTAGACTTCCCCCAGACTGGAGAAATGGCCTATTGGAGCCACCCAATGGACCTCCACTATACCACCAAGGGTCTCCAGG GTTGGCCTAAGCTACACGTGCAGGTGTGGCACCAGGACTCCTTTGGCCGTTGTGAACTTTACGGTTACGGCTACTGCCACATACCGTCCAGCCCGGGTCACCATCGCCTGCAGTGTGTGACGTGGCGGCCCCTGGGGTCCTGGCAGGAACAGCTGGCCCAGATGTTTGTTGGTGGTGGACCACAACTGCGATCGCCAGACCTCATCTACAGTGGAGCTGACCGATATCGCCTGCACACAGTCGCCATGGGCGTCGTAGAGGTGGAACTGGGCATCATTCTGCGTCATTTCGACAGATATGGCATTGAGAGCTGA